A window of Ignavibacteriales bacterium contains these coding sequences:
- a CDS encoding HAMP domain-containing sensor histidine kinase — MKERKLKIIIALMTISVIGLIAVQFYWMANIIKVEEDRFRRTVFHSLRKVSEEIEKKEAATTVVKKVSSGKGNVLFFLQDESKNKPIHLDSLRKMSYLRIDTNNHGFNYEVKYFADNDTMVDRLKAFSGNRNARYFIPPSSFDKSVKDTSIQKRHLLVQNVVTELMAINARKKIEERISTDQLEKDLSFEFSGNGISSEFYFGVNRANKDSLTLLKKGTDTTELKKSIFKVNLFPDEIFFNPNQLIVYFPHQKRYILASVGGMLVLSVGLILVIVGVFYKTVEMFLSQKKITAVKNDLINNITHEFKTPISTISIACEALNEPGLLIEKNSVTRYSKIIKEENDRLKMMVDALLNTAALEKSEFNLTKEKIDLHELILSAASKFENIINRKSGKINLELNASRAVITGDKFHLTNIMNNLIDNAIKYNERAPEIRISTRDENRTIIITIKDNGIGISREHLIKIFETFYRISSGNIQNVRGNGIGLSYAKKIVETLGGDISVTSEVGVGSEFKIILPNNGVE; from the coding sequence ATGAAAGAACGAAAATTAAAAATTATTATCGCTTTGATGACTATTTCGGTAATTGGACTAATTGCCGTACAGTTTTATTGGATGGCAAATATTATCAAAGTTGAAGAGGATCGTTTTCGTAGAACGGTTTTTCATTCTCTGAGAAAAGTTTCTGAAGAAATTGAAAAGAAAGAAGCTGCAACTACAGTTGTTAAAAAGGTATCCAGTGGAAAAGGGAATGTTTTATTCTTTCTACAGGATGAATCTAAAAATAAACCGATACACTTAGATTCTCTTAGAAAAATGAGTTATCTAAGGATTGATACAAACAACCATGGATTTAATTATGAAGTAAAATATTTTGCCGATAATGATACTATGGTTGACCGATTAAAAGCATTCTCGGGCAACAGAAATGCACGTTACTTTATTCCTCCCTCTTCATTCGATAAATCAGTTAAGGACACTTCTATTCAGAAACGTCATTTGCTTGTGCAGAATGTTGTTACAGAACTAATGGCTATCAATGCTAGGAAAAAAATTGAGGAAAGGATCAGCACCGATCAGCTTGAAAAAGATTTGTCGTTTGAATTCAGCGGCAACGGAATCTCCTCCGAATTTTACTTCGGAGTTAACAGAGCAAACAAAGACAGTTTAACTTTGCTAAAAAAAGGAACAGATACTACAGAATTAAAGAAATCTATTTTTAAAGTAAATTTGTTCCCTGACGAAATCTTTTTTAATCCAAATCAACTTATTGTTTATTTCCCTCACCAGAAAAGATATATTCTCGCAAGCGTCGGCGGTATGCTTGTTCTCTCAGTAGGTTTGATTCTTGTAATTGTGGGTGTTTTTTACAAAACTGTTGAAATGTTTTTAAGTCAGAAAAAAATTACGGCTGTAAAAAACGATCTTATAAATAATATTACTCACGAATTTAAAACTCCAATCTCAACTATTTCGATTGCTTGTGAAGCATTAAACGAACCCGGTTTGTTAATTGAAAAGAATTCCGTTACCAGATATTCTAAAATTATTAAAGAAGAAAACGACCGATTGAAAATGATGGTTGATGCTCTTCTTAATACAGCTGCGCTTGAGAAGAGCGAGTTTAATCTAACGAAAGAGAAAATAGACCTACATGAACTAATTCTTTCCGCTGCATCAAAGTTTGAAAATATTATTAATCGAAAAAGCGGTAAAATTAATTTAGAACTTAATGCAAGTCGAGCCGTTATAACCGGTGATAAATTTCATCTCACAAACATTATGAATAATCTGATCGACAACGCGATCAAGTACAACGAAAGGGCGCCGGAAATTAGAATATCAACCCGAGATGAGAACAGGACAATAATAATAACAATAAAAGATAACGGCATTGGTATTTCCAGAGAACATCTAATTAAAATATTCGAAACATTCTACCGAATTTCCAGCGGCAATATTCAGAACGTACGTGGAAATGGAATTGGCTTGAGCTATGCTAAAAAAATTGTTGAAACATTAGGCGGTGATATTTCTGTAACAAGTGAGGTTGGTGTTGGTAGTGAATTTAAAATTATTCTTCCAAATAATGGTGTTGAGTGA
- a CDS encoding phosphoribosylanthranilate isomerase has protein sequence MTHVKICCISSIEEANIAVKYGASAIGLVSEMPSGPGVISEKTIKKIAEQTSPSISTFLLTSKQNVDEIIEQHHRCGTNTIQLCDKIITGSHFQLKKALPRIKIVQVIHVTDDESINEAIETSNFVDAILLDSGNQKLVTKELGGTGRTHDWSISRKIVESVKIPVYLAGGLNSQNVVEAILQVKPYGVDICSGVRTNSRLDEEKLKLFFDRVKSVNKLLAVDK, from the coding sequence ATGACTCATGTAAAAATTTGCTGTATTTCTAGTATTGAAGAAGCTAACATAGCTGTTAAGTACGGAGCGTCTGCAATAGGATTAGTCTCGGAAATGCCCAGCGGACCGGGTGTAATTTCAGAAAAAACAATAAAAAAAATTGCCGAACAAACTTCACCATCAATTTCAACATTCCTGCTTACGAGCAAACAAAATGTAGATGAAATTATCGAACAGCATCATCGCTGCGGAACAAATACAATTCAGCTTTGTGACAAAATAATTACCGGCTCTCATTTTCAATTAAAAAAAGCTTTACCAAGGATCAAAATAGTTCAAGTTATTCATGTAACGGATGACGAATCAATTAACGAAGCAATAGAGACATCAAATTTCGTTGACGCAATATTACTCGATTCCGGAAATCAAAAATTAGTTACGAAAGAACTTGGCGGGACAGGAAGAACACATGATTGGAGTATCAGCCGAAAAATAGTTGAGTCAGTAAAAATTCCGGTTTATTTAGCAGGCGGATTAAATTCGCAAAATGTTGTTGAAGCAATTTTACAAGTAAAACCGTATGGCGTTGATATTTGTTCCGGTGTTAGAACTAATTCAAGGCTTGATGAAGAAAAATTGAAATTGTTTTTTGATAGAGTTAAATCAGTCAATAAATTACTGGCGGTGGATAAATAA
- a CDS encoding 4Fe-4S dicluster domain-containing protein, with protein MENNIIETDKKVERRSFLKKIAILALASIAFGFLGSTDKLKTIKKWMLINGYIPSNHKWGMGIDINKCIGCGRCAVACKNENNVPKEPFFFRTWVERYRIYEDGDVQVDSPNGSIDGFDNSRTTNQKMLRSFFVPKICNHCDNPPCVQVCPVGATFKGEDGVVLVDSDYCVGCRYCIQACPYGARFLHPETHTAEKCTFCYHRIVQDKLPACVEVCPTQARVFGELNKKSSPLVRFLRMNKIGILKPSLNTEPKVYYSNLDMEVR; from the coding sequence ATGGAAAACAATATAATTGAAACAGATAAAAAAGTTGAAAGAAGAAGTTTTCTAAAAAAAATTGCCATACTTGCGCTTGCATCAATTGCATTTGGATTTCTAGGCTCAACGGACAAATTAAAGACTATAAAAAAATGGATGCTCATAAACGGTTATATACCCAGCAACCACAAGTGGGGAATGGGAATAGACATTAATAAATGTATTGGATGCGGAAGATGTGCTGTAGCATGTAAAAACGAAAACAATGTTCCAAAAGAACCATTCTTTTTTAGAACATGGGTTGAACGTTACAGAATCTATGAAGATGGTGATGTACAAGTTGACAGTCCAAATGGTTCAATAGACGGTTTCGATAATTCTCGCACAACAAATCAAAAAATGTTAAGAAGTTTCTTTGTTCCAAAAATTTGTAATCATTGTGACAATCCTCCATGCGTTCAAGTTTGTCCTGTTGGTGCAACATTTAAAGGGGAGGATGGAGTAGTACTTGTGGATTCAGATTACTGTGTCGGCTGCAGATATTGCATACAAGCATGTCCTTACGGTGCAAGATTCTTACATCCCGAAACACATACTGCCGAGAAATGTACTTTCTGTTATCATAGAATTGTTCAAGATAAATTGCCGGCATGCGTTGAAGTGTGCCCGACTCAAGCAAGAGTTTTCGGCGAGTTGAACAAAAAATCAAGTCCATTAGTACGTTTCTTAAGAATGAATAAAATCGGAATTCTTAAACCATCGCTCAACACAGAACCAAAAGTTTATTACTCTAATTTAGATATGGAGGTAAGGTAG
- a CDS encoding response regulator transcription factor, translating to MKQIAKILLVEDDTNLGTILKEFLSVKGFEIVQAINGEEGFEQFRKKKYDICLIDIMMPKMDGFTLAKKIRMIDKQTPFLFLTAKAMLDDKVEGFKIGADDYVTKPFSMEELILRINAILKRSKIPQDEIEKIEFKIGSYLFNYDRRTLVIQHIEQKLTPKECELLRLLCLYENKVLERSEALTRIWRDDNYFNARSMDVYITKLRNYLKQDKSIELVNVHGTGYKLMTK from the coding sequence GTGAAACAGATTGCAAAAATACTTTTAGTTGAAGATGACACAAACCTTGGAACAATTTTAAAAGAATTTTTATCCGTTAAGGGATTTGAAATCGTTCAAGCCATTAATGGAGAAGAGGGGTTTGAGCAATTCAGAAAAAAGAAATACGATATTTGTTTGATAGACATAATGATGCCGAAAATGGACGGCTTTACTCTTGCAAAAAAAATCCGCATGATAGATAAACAAACTCCGTTTCTTTTTCTTACAGCTAAAGCAATGCTTGATGATAAGGTCGAGGGTTTCAAAATCGGCGCCGATGATTATGTTACTAAACCATTCAGCATGGAAGAATTGATCTTGCGTATCAATGCAATACTAAAGCGAAGTAAGATACCGCAAGACGAAATTGAAAAAATAGAATTTAAGATCGGCTCTTATTTATTTAATTATGATAGACGTACATTAGTTATCCAACACATTGAACAAAAACTTACACCAAAAGAATGTGAACTTCTTCGGTTGTTATGTTTATATGAGAATAAAGTTCTTGAAAGATCTGAAGCGTTGACAAGGATATGGCGCGATGATAATTATTTCAATGCCAGAAGTATGGATGTGTATATAACAAAACTTCGTAACTATCTTAAACAAGATAAATCAATTGAGCTGGTAAATGTTCACGGGACCGGCTACAAATTAATGACCAAATAA
- the nrfD gene encoding polysulfide reductase NrfD, which translates to MEELIQHLTPILKEVWGYIFPNEIELHWGILIVLYPYLTGLVAGAFILASLVKVFNVKELQPTYRLAMLTAMAFLIVAPLPLLAHLGHPEKAYEILITPNSTSAMAMFGFVYAWYLMAVLCLEIWFEYRRDIILWSQKETGIKKWIHKIISLFSKDISEKAIHFDKKWVKIVTIIGIPSAFLLHGYVGFIFGSIKANPWWSSVLMPIVFLFSAIVSGIAMVLILYMIITPVRGKQLDILCLDKLASYLFYVMIIDFSLEALDFVHRVYESEESIKILAYLVSNKLFISLVVIQLFMGMLIPLAMIALIKILKSPPDLKKMVYFISAILVQVGIFSTRWNIVIGGQLFSKSFRGLTVYKITFFGLEGFFASVIVFCLPFILLYVLTKILPPWEEARNP; encoded by the coding sequence TTGGAAGAGCTCATTCAACATTTGACGCCAATACTAAAAGAAGTATGGGGCTACATTTTTCCAAACGAAATTGAACTCCATTGGGGCATTCTTATAGTATTATATCCTTACTTAACAGGATTAGTTGCCGGCGCTTTTATCTTGGCATCGCTGGTGAAAGTATTCAACGTAAAAGAACTTCAACCAACATACCGCTTAGCAATGCTTACAGCGATGGCATTTTTAATTGTAGCACCACTTCCTTTACTTGCTCACTTAGGTCATCCTGAAAAAGCTTACGAGATTTTGATTACTCCAAATAGCACATCTGCCATGGCTATGTTCGGATTTGTTTACGCTTGGTATTTGATGGCGGTATTATGTTTAGAAATTTGGTTTGAGTATAGAAGAGATATAATTCTTTGGTCGCAGAAAGAAACTGGAATCAAAAAATGGATTCACAAAATCATTTCTCTCTTTTCAAAAGATATTTCAGAAAAGGCAATCCACTTCGATAAAAAGTGGGTAAAGATTGTTACAATTATAGGAATTCCTTCTGCATTTCTATTGCATGGTTATGTAGGATTTATTTTTGGTTCGATCAAAGCAAACCCATGGTGGTCAAGCGTACTAATGCCAATCGTTTTCTTGTTCTCTGCAATTGTTTCCGGCATTGCGATGGTTTTAATTCTCTATATGATCATAACACCCGTTCGCGGAAAACAATTAGATATTTTGTGTCTGGATAAATTAGCAAGTTACTTATTCTACGTAATGATCATAGATTTTTCATTGGAAGCGTTGGATTTTGTGCACCGTGTTTATGAATCGGAAGAATCCATTAAAATCTTAGCTTATCTTGTCTCGAATAAATTATTCATCAGCTTAGTAGTAATTCAACTCTTCATGGGCATGCTTATTCCGCTTGCCATGATTGCACTCATTAAAATTTTAAAATCACCGCCAGATTTAAAGAAAATGGTTTATTTTATCTCTGCAATTCTTGTACAAGTTGGAATTTTTTCAACTCGTTGGAATATTGTAATCGGAGGACAATTGTTTTCAAAAAGTTTTAGAGGATTAACCGTTTACAAAATAACTTTTTTCGGGTTGGAAGGATTTTTTGCTTCTGTAATCGTATTTTGCCTTCCGTTCATATTACTTTATGTCCTTACAAAGATTCTTCCACCTTGGGAAGAAGCAAGGAATCCGTAA